The following nucleotide sequence is from Melioribacteraceae bacterium.
GTGCTAATATCGGTGGATTCTTAAAAGTTGCCGATGCTATGATTGACCAAGGAGTCGTATAATTTTTTTTTATTCAAATCAAGCTGTCTCAATTGCGACATTTGTAAATGTCTTATCTATGTTCTTTTGAGACAGCCTCTTTTTTCATATATTTCATTATCTATAACTTCTTTCGATTATAATGAAAGAGTCACCCTCTGATTTGTTTGATTCGATGTGGATTGAGCACGGTTACGGAAATCGATTTCAAGGTTTCCAAAATCTTATGCGATTCCGTATTCGGGATATTCTCCTAGTCTCGAGTCTTTATGATCTATACCTTTACGAAGAAGACGGGAGATTGTATGAACTAATCCGAAATGAATATCAAGGATTACAATTAAGTCATTCCCCCGAGTTAACTAGAGTTTCTAGCGGTCATGATGCGATTACAATTGCAAAGGAAGAAAAAAGATTTGACCTAATAATTACTACGCTCCATATCGAGGATATGCATGCAACACAACTCGCCAAACTTGTAAAAGAATCCAACCTAGATATTCCGATTGTTTTGTTAGCACATGATAACAAGGAACTGAAATATTTACTATTAAATAAAAACGCAGATGTATTCGATAAAATTTTTGTATGGCAAGGTGATTTTAGAATCATCATTGCCATAATCAAGTATTTTGAAGACCGGGCTAACGTTTCACATGATTCTAAAATTGTAGGTGTTCAGAGTATAATTGTAATTGAGGACAGTGTTCGGTACTATTCTTCAATTCTTCCAATAATATATACCGAAACGATGAAACAATCGCAGAGATTGATTTCCGAAGGTATCAACTTAAGTCACAAGTTTTTACGAATGAGAGCTAGACCAAAAATTCTACTTTGTTCAAATTACGAAGAAGCTTGGGAATATTATATAAAATATAAAGAGTTTATCTTAGGTATAATTTCCGATATCGATTTCCCGCATAACGGAGTTCAAGACCCACAGGCAGGAATTAAATTTGCCGCAAATGTAAAAGCGCAGCAAAGTGATATTCCAATACTTTTACTCTCGCACAATAATGAAAATGAGGAAGGTGCACTCAAGTATAAAGCTTCATTTATATTAAAGGATTCTCACACTCTTCTTAATGAGTTACGCCAATTTATGGTGAATTATTTCAGTTTCGGTGATTTTGTTTTTAGAACCGAAAATGGTCATGAAGTTGGCAGAGCTTGTGATTTAAAATCACTCGTTGAGCAGATGAAAGTCGTTCCGGTGGAAAGCATAAAATTTCATGCTGAACGAAATCATTTCTCAAATTGGTTAAAAGCCAGAACGGAATTTTATTTAGCACATCAACTTCGTCCGAGAAAAGTTACCGATTATAGTTCCGTTGAAGAATTGAGAGCATACTTAATAAAAGCTGTACTGAATTATATCAGTTTTCGTCAAAGAGGAATAATCACAGATTTTTCGAAAGAAACATTTGATCCGGGAAGCAGTTTTGCAAGAATCGGCGGCGGTTCACTTGGAGGTAAAGCACGCGGATTGAGTTTTGTTAACACATTAATAAACAACTACAATGTTCGTGAAAGTTTTGAAGATATTCAGATTTCCGTACCATCGGCAATTGTATTAGGCACCGATATTTTCGATCAATTTCTCGAAGAAAATAATCTTAAAAAGTTTGCATTGAATTGTAATGATGATACCGAGATAACCAGAAAATTTCTTGAAGCAAGTAAATTTCCGGAGGATATACTTGGTGAACTTGCTGCTTTCCTAGATATTGTCAGATCACCTCTTGCAATTAGGTCATCAAGTTTACTCGAAGATTCCCAATATCATCCGTTTGCCGGAGTTTATGAAACATATATGATTCCGAATATTCATTCAAATTCTCTCATAAGATTAAACGATTTGCTCAATAGCATAAAAAGAGTTTATGCCTCTACATTTTACCAGAGTGCAAAAAATTACATTAAAGTTACATCCTACCGTTTGGAAGAAGAAAAGATGGCGGTTATCATACAACGCATGGTTGGTAATACACATCAAAATAGATTTTACCCGGATTTTTCTGGGGTAGCAAAATCATATAATTTTTATCCGATCGCTCCTCAAAAATCTACTGATGGTATAATCTCCGTCGCTCTCGGTTTAGGTAAAACTGTTGTTGATGGCGGAAATACAGTTAGATTCTGTCCAAAATATCCGACTGATCTAATTCAGTTTTACTCGGTTAAAGAATCATTGAATAGTTCTCAATTGGATTTCTTCGCATTATTATTAGATGGAAATTCTGAATTTGGTTATGAAACGCATGATATGCTTCTAAAAAAATATGATTTGACTACTGCAGAGAATGACGGTTCACTTCACTATGTTGGTTCAACTTACTCACCTGAGAATGATCGAATTTACGATGGACTAAGCAGAAATGGGTCAAGACTTGTAACCTTCGGACCAATTCTTCGGAATAAACTTTTTCCCTTACCAAAAATTTTAGAATTGCTTTTAGATATGGGTACTTGGGGAATGGGCACCCCTGTTGAAATTGAGTTTGCGGTTAATATGACACCCGACAAAGGTAAACCCAAGGAATTCGGGATATTGCAGATGAGACCGTTAGTTATTAACCATGAAATAGAAGAATTAGTAATTGACGATTCAAACAAAGAAGAAATTAT
It contains:
- a CDS encoding PEP/pyruvate-binding domain-containing protein; this translates as MKESPSDLFDSMWIEHGYGNRFQGFQNLMRFRIRDILLVSSLYDLYLYEEDGRLYELIRNEYQGLQLSHSPELTRVSSGHDAITIAKEEKRFDLIITTLHIEDMHATQLAKLVKESNLDIPIVLLAHDNKELKYLLLNKNADVFDKIFVWQGDFRIIIAIIKYFEDRANVSHDSKIVGVQSIIVIEDSVRYYSSILPIIYTETMKQSQRLISEGINLSHKFLRMRARPKILLCSNYEEAWEYYIKYKEFILGIISDIDFPHNGVQDPQAGIKFAANVKAQQSDIPILLLSHNNENEEGALKYKASFILKDSHTLLNELRQFMVNYFSFGDFVFRTENGHEVGRACDLKSLVEQMKVVPVESIKFHAERNHFSNWLKARTEFYLAHQLRPRKVTDYSSVEELRAYLIKAVLNYISFRQRGIITDFSKETFDPGSSFARIGGGSLGGKARGLSFVNTLINNYNVRESFEDIQISVPSAIVLGTDIFDQFLEENNLKKFALNCNDDTEITRKFLEASKFPEDILGELAAFLDIVRSPLAIRSSSLLEDSQYHPFAGVYETYMIPNIHSNSLIRLNDLLNSIKRVYASTFYQSAKNYIKVTSYRLEEEKMAVIIQRMVGNTHQNRFYPDFSGVAKSYNFYPIAPQKSTDGIISVALGLGKTVVDGGNTVRFCPKYPTDLIQFYSVKESLNSSQLDFFALLLDGNSEFGYETHDMLLKKYDLTTAENDGSLHYVGSTYSPENDRIYDGLSRNGSRLVTFGPILRNKLFPLPKILELLLDMGTWGMGTPVEIEFAVNMTPDKGKPKEFGILQMRPLVINHEIEELVIDDSNKEEIIAYSTQVLGNGLINDIKDIVYVEYDKFDRAKSRDVAKEVSYFNSKLLEENKPYLLIGVGRWGSLDPWLGIPVTWEQIAGAKVIVESGFKEFSVMPSQGTHFFQNITSFMIGYFTVNSDKLGYIDWAWLKNQTEIERKVFTKHIKLEKPLLIKMNGQENKGIILKPES